CCTCTAAGTGTAGTATGAGGCTTCCTAGTGCTATAAAAAAATCTCTTGAGAATACCACTACAACCACCCAGAAAGGAAGACCTATAGCTTCTTTAAACTCCGGCTTAAATATAAGTATAAGAAACGACGCATTGATTAAAAGCTTATCACCTAGGGGATCAAGAAAAGCTCCAATCTCAGTTGTTATCCCTTTTGCTCTAGCAATAAAACCATCTAAAGCATCGGTAAGAAAAGAGAATAGCAACAGCCCTAGAGCTGTATATCTTAATACTTCCTTCCCGTCAGAATAAGAACAGCCTACTATTATGAAAAAAGGGAGTATAACCAACCTTAATAGACTGATGAGATTAGCAATATTCACAATAAAAAAGCTACTATTTTTGAAGAGGCTTTAACTCACTGCCATCGTAGGGGCAATATTGATTACCGCTGGTAAGTCTTCTACCGCATACAGGACAATAGAGAGTATCCATCTGCTCACCAATAAGAGCTCCGGTAAGACCGCCGGCTGCAGCACCAATAGCAGCGCCTTCAGCTGTATCTCCGGATTGATGCCCTATGATAGCGCCTATACCGGCTCCTATAGCAGAACCAGTAGCAGCACCCTTTTGAGTTGTAGTACAACCTGAGATTAAAACTGCCGATAAAATTAATGCGAGTGAAATTCTTAACATTATTACACCTCCTTAATAGAAACAATTATATCCATCTTCTTCAGAAAGTCAATCACCTAACCAAGCCTACCCGCCAAAGAGGCCAAAAACGCAGAAATACTTTACCCACTATATTCTTCCTGGGCACAAAACCCCAATAGCGAGAATCTTTTGAAAAGGCTGAATTGTCACCTAAAACATAGTATTGATTCTCAGGCACAGTGATAGCCCGACCCTGAGGGCCATACTCTTCAGCATTGTAGTAATAATTGTTTTTAAAAATATCCGGCTCTCTAAGAATCTCACCGTTTATTATAATGTTGCCGTCCTTTATCTGGACTCTATCATTACCACAAGCAACAAGTCTTTTTACAAAATACCTTTTTGGTTCTTTAGGATACCTGAACACCACAATATCTCCTGCCTTTATATCGTCAAACTTATATGTCATCTTGTTAACAAATATCCTGTCTTTAATTTCCAACGTGGGCTTCATTGAACCGGAAGGAATTTTAAACGCTTCAACTATAAAAGTCCGTATAAAAAGAGCTACGACCAAAGCTATAGCAATAGATTCTATCCACTCTCTTAACCAGTGTTTCTTTTTCTTTTCAACCATAGATCCTCCAATTCTTTATTTATCTCATAAGCCTGAGATGAAAACGGGCTGATCTTATCACCGCTCTCTTCTCTTGTCTTTCTCTTTTTCTTAAAGATAGTTCCTACAAAATCAGCAACCGATATAACTCTGGCATCAAAATTTCTGGCTTTAAAACCCAGATCTCTATCATCAGTTACAAGATAATAATCTTTCTGCTTCTGATTCTTCTTTAGAAATTCAAGGATATGCTCATCAGCTGAAATATCCTTACTAAAGAGGATTTCAATTTTACCATAACTATTAGACATATTTCCATAACCATCAAAAAAAACAATGGCGCCATTCTTGCCCTGAGGTTTATAGCGAGATAGAAAACCAGCTAGAGACTCTCTGCTCTCTCCTACAACACCAGGGTACAGGTCCTGCATTCTTCTTAAAATATTATAACCATCTAAAAGATAGAACATAACTAGGCTCCCTTAAGTGTAAAAGGACATATATTTTTAAAGACACAATAAGCACAGGCAAAATAACTTGGCTTGGGATTGAAATCTCTATTTCTGATCCCTCCAGAAGCAATAGATATCTTCTCTTCTACATCTTTTAAATCCTGTTCTCTAAAACTAACTCTGCCTACAATTCCAGAATCTATAAAGTGGAGCTCTAGAGAACTAGGAATACAGCCAAATATTTTCTTGTAAGCCAAGGCGTATATCCCAAGCTGCAAGCTCTCTTTTGCTTTCTTTTGAGCTTTACTGTAATCATCTACTTTTGAAGTCTTATAATCCACTATGCTTACCTCATTATCAACTATATCCACCCTATCAAAGCGTCCTGAAATCCGATTGTAATCGATTAAGAACACGAACTCTTTTTCGACATAAGCAGGCTTTGACTTAGATAACTCTTCGTTCTCATAGAACCTCTTTAATAACTCTTGCCCCTCTTCAAATCTCATATCCTCATGCTCTCGCGTTAAGAAACCTTCAGATATCCAGGAACTCTTAAAAACATCCAGCATTAGATCCAAAGATACGCTTCTATCCTTTATCTTTTCTCTAAGGTATATCTGAATAGCATCGTGTATTGCTTTGCCATAGATAACGCTATGGTGTTGAATAACAGGGACTCTAAGAATATGAATGTATTTATATTTAAGCGGACAGGTAAAATAGTCATCAACCTGCAGATGGCTTAAGTTCAGCAACTCATCGCTCCTAAGTGATTTAGGCTCTTCTATCTTTCCAAATTCTCGAGCCCTAGAACGCTGAATAACTTCCCAGGCTGAAGACTTGAGAGAGACCCCCGGTTGTTTAGGTAAGTCCAGTGCTTCCATTACAAATACAGATACTTTCTTTGCTCTCTTTGTACCATAATCATGGGCTGAGCTTAAAAAAAGTGACTCTCTAGCTCTTGTCGTCCCCACATAAAAAAGCCTTCGCTCCTCTTGAATATGAGGATCGCCCTCGGGAAGCCAATGCTCCTTCATTCTTAGCAGATCATCAGCTAAGGCTATCGCCTCCTTTCTCTTTCTTACTGGAAATCTATCCGAGACAAGACTAACCAAAAAGACTACTCTAAACTCTAATCCTTTAGCCTTATGTATTGTTAAAACATTTACAGAATCAGTATCGTAATCAGGTCCAGGCAGAGAAGGATCGTCTCCAGCCTCTATCAGAGCATTTAAATAAGGAGCAAAGTTATAAATATCATCATTGGTTAAAACGCGGGAGGTACTTCTGACTATCTCAAAAAACCTGGCAATATTTTTTATCTCAGACTCTGCCTCTAGACCTCCTGCAGTTAGAATTTTAAGATAGCCGCTCTGGTTTAAAATTCCAAATAGAAGCTGTCCTGTATTCAGATTCAAAGAGAGGCGAAAGAAATCATTTAGAATCTCTAAGAAAGAGCCTATTTCTCTAGAAGTCTCGTTGTCTATAAAAACTTCTGCTATACCGTCTTCTTTATAATGGGTAATCAAATAATAGAGAGACCGGCTAAGAAGCTTTGCTCTGCTCATCATCAAAGATAGAACCTCTATTTTAAAACTATAAAGCTTGGAAGATAGAATATAATATAGGCTAAGACTATCTTCTGGATTTGTTAAAAATTTAAGCCAAGAGATAAAAAATCGTATCTCCTCCTGAGAATAGAGACCCTCGCTGCCGGAAAACCTTAGCGGAATAGACCTCATATTCAACGATCTTATGAATGGGTCTGCATCTCTATTGGAACGTACTAAAATTGCAAAATCTTTATAGGAATACCCCTCCTCTTTTACCATTTTATCTATTCTTCCAGAGACCCAATCAGATTCATCAAATAGAGTATCGAAATTGTAATATTTAACCCCGTCACCTTCTTTAAGGTGGGCCTTCAGCCTCTTATCTAAATTCTCCTTAACTTCAAGCCTGTCGGGATTATTGTAAGATATGGAACGATAAGCAAAATCGAGTATCTTTTGGTTGGAACGATAATTATCTTTTAATATTATCTTCTCTGCATTTGGGTATATATCCATGAACTCCATAATATTGCTCAAGGCCGCCCCTCTAAACTTATATACTGATTGATCATCATCGCCACAGACAGTAATATTGCCTCTATCGCCAACCAAAAGCTTAAGTAGTTCAAATTGAGAATGGTTTGTATCCTGAAACTCATCTACGAGAATATATTTAAATCTATCCTGATACTCTTTAAGAATAGCTGGATGCTCTCTAAGCAGCTTTAAAGACAAGTAAACCTGGTCACCAAAATCAATCTTGGACTCTCTCTGTAAAATCTCCTGATATCTCTGGTAGGACAACGCTACCTCTTCATCTTTTTTGATTCTCTCACTTAAAATCTTATCATCAGGATTATTTTTTAACTCTCTTTTTAAATTATCAACGTAGTTAAGATATTCTTCAGGGGATAGATCTTCGTCTTTAGCGCGCGATATCAGAGCCAAGATAGATTCAACATACTTGGTGGGATCACCTAGAGGTCTAAAATAATTCAGAGGGAACTCAAAAAGATGTTCTCTAAAAAATATAATCTGCTCAGCGCGGGATAAAACATATAGATCAGGAGACAATCCAAGCTCAAGAGCATTCTCTTTTAAGACTCTGTCTCCAAAAGCATGAAATGTAGATATCGTCATATCGGTATAACCATAGGGCATTAGAATATCCACCCTCTCTTCCATCTCCTCAGTAGCCTTCTCTGTAAAAGTCAGTGCCAAAATATCCTTAGGGTATGCTTTTTTAGAAGAGATGAGATCTATTATTCTTCTTGTTAATACCAGAGTCTTGCCTGTTCCGGCACCTGCTACGATCAGAAGCGGCCCATCTCCATGTTGAACAGCCTTCTTCTGCTGAGCATTGAGACCCTCGGCAATCTTTGTTTCAATCGTTTCTATATTCATAATTATACCAATCTCATTAATATATCACACCGAACAACTTATAATGGAACAATATATCATAATATAATAGATTTCACTTGATTAAATTATTCAATTTTCATACCATATTTTTTAAAGCTTATTAAAACTCTGTCTAAAAAAATGAAAAAAGAACATCTAATAACCCCTGGAATACAAAGGCTTCTGAATGATAAAAACTACTCTGCTATAAGAGATATAGTGGCAGAGCTGCTCTCCCCAGACATCGCAGAACTATTGCAATCCTTAGAACACGAAGAAGCAGTAGAGATAGTTAAGCTAATATCATTAGACAAATTTCCGGAGATATTTAGTTATCTGGACAACGACAGTCAGATCCTTATCCTGCAGGATTTAACCATAGGCAGACTAAAAAATGTTCTTAATGAGATGCCGTCCGATGAAAGAGCAGATCTCTTCCTTAGAATTACACCTAAACTCAAAAAGCAGCTATTCTCTATTATGTCAGAGGAAGAGAGAAAAGATGTCGAAGAGTTAATCCAATACAAGGAGAACACTGCTGGAGCATTAATGACAACAGAGTTTGCCAAGATTAGCCCCGAAATAAGCATTGGAGAAGCAATTGAGATCCTAAGAAAAACAGCGCTAAAGAGAGAGACTATATACTACATATATGTAACTGATGAAAAAGACAAACTCCTGGGGGTTTTCTCTCTAAAAGACCTCATTATGGCACCGGCAGAGAGAGCAGCAAGCGAAATAATGAATACCAACTTTATAAAAATCCAGCTTAACGACGACCAAGAGGAAGTAGCATTACTATTTAAAAAATACGATCTACTGGCATTGCCGGTCGTTGATAGTTTGGACAACATTCACGGCATTATAACAGTCGACGATATAGTGGATGTTATCGAACAAGAAGATACAGAAGATTTCCATAAGATGGCAGCAATCGAAACAATACCTGAAGCCTACCTTAAAACACCATTCCATATTGTTGCAAAAAAGAGAATAGGATGGCTGCTCTTATTGTTGATAACGTACTCCATATCTACTCAACTTATAAAACACTACTCATTTGCCTTAGAATCAGTCATAGCCCTGGCATTCTTCATACCTATGCTCTCAGGCTCTGCCGGTAATGCCGGGACTCAATCAGCCACGCTTATTATAAGAGGATTGGCAACCGGAGAGATAAACTTTAAAGATATCTTTAAAATCATGAGACGGGAGATATTTATGGGTCTTACGCTGGGAACAATATTAGGAGCTTTGGGATTCTTAAGAGCATATCTCATGCAGGGCAACCCCTTCTTAGGGCTTACAGTAGGTTACTCTCTGGCTCTTGTTATAACGATTGCAACTTTCATAGGAAGCATCCTGCCTCTAATTCTTCATAAAGCAGGAATAGACCCCGCAATATCCGCAGGACCATTTCTAACCACCATACTAGATATAACATCAATATTGATATACTTTCAAATAGCAAAGGTTCTTTTGAACCTCGTTCAGTAGAAGTCCTTTATCTTAGAAACTATATAATCTATCTCGGCTTCTCCTAAGAAAGGATTTAGAGGAAGAGAAAGCACCTCATGAGACAATCTTTCTGATACCGGAGCAAGGCCTCTAGAGTTAATGGAACTCTTATAGACTCTCTGCAGATGACAGGGTATAGGATAATGTATGATGGATGGAATACCATTTGAAGAGAGATGCTCTATAAGTTTCTCCCGCTCTTTAACTCTAAGAACATATACGTGATAAACATGCTTTAGGCCGTCCTTTTCAAAGGGGGTAATTACCTCAGTAACACCTTTAAGGGCTTCATTGTAGTAATGACCAAGCTCTCTTCTTCTATCGTTCCACTGATCCAAATATTTCAGCTTGATACTCAATACAGCTGCTTGGAGAGTATCTAATCTAGAGTTATAGCCAAGCATAAGATGACTATATTTAGACTCTCTTCCGTAATCACGTAATTTTAAGAGTTTCTCATACAGAATATCGCTCCCTGTAACTGCTATACCGCCATCTCCATAACAGCCGAGATTTTTGGTGGGATAAAAACTGAAGCATCCTAAATCCGAAAGAGATCCAACCTTCCTTAGATCTCCTTTAACAGATATTGCTCCGCCATGAGCCTGAGCAGCATCTTCAACCACTCTGATATTGTTTTCAGAAGCAAAATCTAATATTGCTGACATATTAGCAGGCTGACCGTAGAGATGGACCGGTATAATAGCTTTTGTACGCGGGGTAAGCTTTCTCTTTATATCCTCGATATCTATATTAAAATCAATCTCATCGATATCACAAAATATGGGCTTTGCTCCAGTATAAGAAACCGCCATGGCGGTAGCTATATAAGTAAAGGCGGGGACAATTACCTCATCACCCTCTTTGATGCCCAGAGACAGCAAAGACAGATACAGCGCATCGGTTCCGGAGTTCACACCTACAGCATATTTAACACCGCAGTATGAAGCAAACTGCTCTTCAAACTCTTTAAGTTCACTGCCTAAGATAAAGCTACCTTTTTTTATAATAGACGAGGTAAGGCTCTCCACCTCTCTCCCTAATAAATCATACTCTCTTTCAAAATCAAGAAATTTTATCTTCATATTGTAATCCTAATAATTTAACATGTTTTTTGAATTCATCAAAGAGATAATCTACGCTTATATCATTTAAACATTTATAATCATTGCACTCAGAAACTTTAAACTTATAATAACAAGGCCTGCAACCTAAATCAGCCGTTATCACTCTATGCTTTATATTCGCAGGATAAGGGCCATAAACACTCTCTGGCACTGGACCAAAGATAGATATAGTTGGAACTCCTAAAGCCGCTGCAATATGCAGTGGACCGCCATCATTTGTTATAACCAGATCGACTTGAGAGGTAAGAGCTATAAGCTCAAGTATCTTAGTCTGGCCCATGTAGTTATAAATATTTTTACAATTTTCGGGGGCAGCAAATTTCAGGCTATCGCTCTCATCGCCCATAACTAAAACAGTCGTTTTTTCTCCTGCTATTAAATGACTAAGCCTGGAGTATCTTTCATCCGCCCAACGTTTCTTATAAGCATCTCCGCCCCAGCTAGCTCCACCTCCGGGAATAACCGCTACCAAAAGATTGCCTCCCTTGTTAATACTACTAATTCTACTCTTAGCTCGCTCCATATAGTCAACCGGAACAGAAAGCTTTTTCTCTGGATACTTAGCGCCTATACCTAGGGTAGATAGAAACTGGAGGTGATATTGAACTACATGTTTACTTATAAAACCTTCAAATACAGTATTTTTGTTTAAAAATATACCTCTATTCTTATAATTGTAACCTACTCTTAATTTTATTCCTAAAAACCAAAGGATAAAACCAAACTCTCGAGATAAGGAGAGATCAAAAGCAACATCGTACCTCTCCCTCTTTATCGCTTTAAGAAAACCTCTAAAATCTTTAGCTGCTCTTAACTTTGACCGTGCAAACTTAGCACGCCATTCATCTTTTTCATACACATATACTCTTCCTATATCTTCTTGCGTCTTTAGAATATCAGCTACCCTCCTATTGCAGAGATAATCTATTCTGCTGTTGGGATACTGCTCCTTAAGAGCATAGACCATAGGGAGGCTGAACAAAACATCGCCGATTCCAAAAGGATTCGTTATTAAAATATGCATAAAACAAAGCAAGGTATGGGGTTTTAAGACCCCATACCTTTTATTTATCTATTTCTCAAATTAGCTGCCTTAAATTACAATCCCTGCGCAATTAAATACTCAATAAGATCGATGACTCTTGAAGAATAACCCCATTCATTATCATACCAGCTTAAGATCTTAACAAGATTCTTGTCTATTACCATCGTCATTGCAGCATCAAGTATAGATGAATGACTATCTCCGTTAAAATCTTTAGATACAAGAGGAAGGTCCATATATCTTAAAATACCTTTAAGATCACCTTCAGAAGCCTTCTTTAAAATTTCATTGACAGAATCTTTATCAACATCTTTCTCAACTTCAACCACAAGGTCAACAACCGATACATTAGGAGTAGGAACTCTTATAGCCATACCATCAAGTTTTCCTTTCAACTCCGGAATTACAAGGGCTGTCGCCTTAGCGGCTCCAGTTGTAGTAGGAATCATAGATACTGCTGCTGCACGGGCACGACGCAGATCCTTATGCGGAAAATCAAGTATCTTCTGATCATTAGTATAAGAATGGATTGTTGTCATTAAGCCGTGCTTTATACCAAAAGCCTCATGCAGCACCTTGGCAACAGGAGCAACGCAATTAGTAGTACAGGATGCATTGGATATTATATTATGCTCCTTAGGATTATACTTACTTTCATTCACACCTAAGACAACTGTTATATCCTCACCCTTTGCCGGTGCTGATATAATCACCTTCTTAGCTCCTGCCTTAATATGTTTTGAAGCTCCCTCTCTATCTACGAAAACACCAGTTGATTCAATAACTATATCTACTCCCATATCTGCCCATGGCAGCTCTGCTGGATCTCTATAGCTCAATATCTTAATCTCTTTGCCGTCAACTACCAGAGATCCGTCCTTTGTAGATACACTGTAATCCAGCTCGCCAAAGGTTGAATCATATTTTAAAAGATGGGCAAGCGTCTCAACAGGTACCGGTAGATCATTGATTGCTACAACCTCAAACTCACTGGATTTAAGTCCAGCCCTAAAGACAAGTCTTCCTATTCTTCCAAAACCATTAATAGCTACTTTAACTGCCATCCTGCACCTCCTTAAAGATTATTATTTTATAGTCGATTTGAGAAAGAATTCTAACAACAAAGAGACCTTTTTGCAAGCACTAATATTTGTCATGTTATAGAAAATACTAACACTTTTGGTAGATTATCTTAAATGCCTGCCTATATATCTCTTTGCTTCTGTAACAGCTGAGCAAATAGCTAAAGCTGAAGTCTTAGGGTTACTGCTAGAGGGATAATTCCTGCATTCAATCTTTAGCCTAGATATCTTCGATTCAACTTCGATTATATGGGTTATAGTATCATTATCACTAGAGATATAGATGTTAACCTCTATATCATCTAAGCCAGAAAGGAGCAGGAGTGTAGCAGAGACATTTATACTTTTAGGAAAACCCTCTGTTGCCTCCGAAACGCTGCCTTTAAAAACAGATTGCCCAGATAAATTGTCTAAATCAATATTATTGCTGATGATATAAGGCGACCCTTTAAGAGCCTTAATAGGTTTATAGCTAGAGAGCCTAATCTTATCTATGCCTTCATCTTTTATTGCCTCTATTGCGTCTAAACCTGCAACAGCTCCATGAGGTATTACAACATCTACACCTCTATCTCTTGCTTGAGAAAGCAGCTCTTTAACCCTAAGAAGCCCTCCTGTACTCATGACCAAAATATCTTTTCTATATTTAACAATTAAAGGCATTAGATCTTTAACACAAGAACCTGAAGCTGTCTCTATTATAAAATCAGAATTGCAGACAACCTCTTCTATGCTATCTAAACTCTTAATCCAATCATACTTATTTAAAATTAAATCAACACTGCTTTTCTCAACATCGTAGATATAGACCTGATCTAAAGACAGGCTATAATCAGATATGGCCTGCTCTACAACAGAGCTCCCTATTGTACCTAGACCTACAATTCCAACTTTCATAATTAAAAGACTATATTATCTATTAATCTTATTTTGTCAATCCATATCGCAACAGCTAAAATAGATTGTTTTTTGACTTGGCTCAAAGATTTTAGCGATTTACTATCTACAATATCCACATAATCTATTCTAACATTCGGTATCTCTTTAATCTTCTTCTTAAGCATAGCTTTTATCTTAGCTGCATCTCTTTGCCCATTCTTAAAAAGATCTTTCGCCTCCTTTAAACCTTTATATATAGCGGCTGCATTCTCTCTTGCAGTTTTACTCAAATATCTATTCCTAGAACTCATAGCCAGCCCACTCTCTTCCCTTAACAGCGGTAAGACTCTGATTTTAAAAGGCATATTTAAATCTTTTATCATACGCCTGATAATGATAGCCTGCTGGTAATCTTTTTGGCCAAAATAAACAAAATCTGGCTGCACTATATTGAAGAGTTTAGTACATACCGTAGCAACACCCCTAAAATGATTAGGTCTGCTCTTTCCGCAGAGAAGAGACGATAATCCATTAACTTCAACATAGCTTGAATATTCTTGAGGATAAATCTGACCGCTGGAAGGATAGAAAACAATATCCACGTTCTCATTTCTGGCAATACTGCAATCTCTTTTAAAATCCCTTGGATATCTCCTACAATCTTCTCCGGGTGAAAATTGAACAGGGTTCACAAAGATGCTTAGCACAACTACATTGCTCTCTTTTCTTGCCGCCCTTATCAAGCTGATATGACCTTGATGGAGATAGCCCATAGTAGGAACAAAACCTATGCTCTTCCCTTCTAGCTTTAATCTTAGACTGTTATCCTGCAATGATTTTACAGCCTTAAATATCTTCATCCCAACAAAGATTATCTCCATTAAAAACAGCTATCTTTTTCATATTAATATCTTTTTTAATATCTTCAAGTCTTGATTTTAAATTTTCACCATTTAGAGGATCTTTGACAGTTGAAGTTAACTCAAGGAGTGGAAGAAGCTGAAAGACTCTATTCTTCAACCCCGGATGGGGTATTTTTAAGTCCTCTTCATCAATAATATCTGAATCGTAAAGCAGGATATCTAAGTCTAAAGTTCTAGGCCCCCATCTTACCCCATCACCTTTTCTGCCAAAATCTATCTCTATGTTTTTAAGTAACTCTAGAAGCTCATAAGGTGAGGCAACCACCTCTATTTCAACAACAGCATTTAGAAAATAACTCTGTTCTTTATATCCCCATGGTTCTGATTCAAATAACGAAGATACAGCTTTTAACTCAAAAAGGTCCTTCAATTTAGCTAAAGATAGCTCTAAAATCTTTTTTCTATCACCCAGATTTGAGCCCAAAGAGATAAAAGCTCTACTCACAATAATTTAGCAATCCTCTCAGCAGCCTCTTTAATGCGGCTCTTATCATTAACTAAGGAGAACCTTAAATAACCTTCTCCAGAAGGTCCGAATCCAGAGCCAGGGGTAGCAATAATAAAGCATTCCTTGAGCAATAACTTAGAGAAATCGGCAGAGCTCATTTTAGAAGGAATTTTCGCCCAAACATAAAAAGTAGCTTCTGGAACTTTGATATTCCAACCGGATTCAGATAAAGTTTGAATAAAGATATCTCTTCTCTCTCTATATATGCTTCTAAGCTCTACGATATGAGTATCATATATCTTAAGCGCCTCTATGGCTGCATACTGCACAGGGTTAAATACTCCGGAATCTATGTTAGATTTTACTTTTCTTAAACACTCAATGAGGCTCTTATTTCCACATGCCCAACCAACACGCCATCCAGTCATATTGTAGGTCTTAGAAAAAGAGTGAAACTCGATAGCAACCTCAGATGCACCTTCAACTTCTAAGATACTGCAAGCTTCAGAAGAATCGTAAGTCAATTCAGAATAAGCAGCATCATAGAGCACGATAAACTCAAATTCTCGGGCCAGATCAACTATTCTCTTAAGATCTTCTTTTTTAATAATTTCTGCAGTGGGATTATTAGGATAATTCAAATAGAGCAGTTTAGTTTTTTTTAAAACATCCCTGCTCAAACCTTCAAGATCTGGTATAAAATTATTCTCCTCTTTAAGCGGAAGGTATTGTATTTGAGCACCTGCAAATATCGCTCCGCTACGGTAGGGAGGATAGAGCGGTTCCGGTATTAACACTAAATCGCCGGGATTAATAACAGAGAGCGGAAAATGGGCAATCCCTTCTTTAGATCCTATCAAAGGCAGAATCTCGCTTTCAGGATCTATCTGAACATTAAACCTCTTTAAAAACCATCTGGAGACCTCTGCTCTGAAGATGCTTAATCCCAAATCCAAAGGATACTGATGATTAACCTGGTCTTTGAGTTTCTCTTTTAAGACTTCCCTTACCTCCTGAGGTGTAGGAAGATCTGGATCTCCAATACCTAGGTCTATAAGATCTCTACCTTCGCTCTTTAATCTCTTTTTGATCTTATCTATCTCAACAAAAAGATAAGGCGGCAGCTCTTTAAGTCGCTGGGCAATCTCATGTTTAACCATACCTTAAGCCTCCTTTCTTATAGCTTCCAAAATATCGCGCTTTACTGCCTGAAATTTTTCTTTACTGGAGATAAAACAACCATCCCATCTATCCCTAATCCAATTAATCCAAAAAGCATTCTTCAATATATATATCCCTAGAAGGGTCTTATCACTCTTATCTTTAAGTCTTACATAACCCAAAGATGTATCTAGGGTAGTATCACTTCTTATAGACTGCAGTTCAATAAAAAAATTCTTAAGCATACTCTTTAAAAATTCATTCTCTATATAATCAAGATGATCGTTTACCGATTTTGTTCTTAAAGAGATGACCCATTTTTTGTGATTTAT
This genomic stretch from Candidatus Kaelpia aquatica harbors:
- a CDS encoding DUF108 domain-containing protein, with protein sequence MKVGIVGLGTIGSSVVEQAISDYSLSLDQVYIYDVEKSSVDLILNKYDWIKSLDSIEEVVCNSDFIIETASGSCVKDLMPLIVKYRKDILVMSTGGLLRVKELLSQARDRGVDVVIPHGAVAGLDAIEAIKDEGIDKIRLSSYKPIKALKGSPYIISNNIDLDNLSGQSVFKGSVSEATEGFPKSINVSATLLLLSGLDDIEVNIYISSDNDTITHIIEVESKISRLKIECRNYPSSSNPKTSALAICSAVTEAKRYIGRHLR
- the gap gene encoding type I glyceraldehyde-3-phosphate dehydrogenase, with product MAVKVAINGFGRIGRLVFRAGLKSSEFEVVAINDLPVPVETLAHLLKYDSTFGELDYSVSTKDGSLVVDGKEIKILSYRDPAELPWADMGVDIVIESTGVFVDREGASKHIKAGAKKVIISAPAKGEDITVVLGVNESKYNPKEHNIISNASCTTNCVAPVAKVLHEAFGIKHGLMTTIHSYTNDQKILDFPHKDLRRARAAAVSMIPTTTGAAKATALVIPELKGKLDGMAIRVPTPNVSVVDLVVEVEKDVDKDSVNEILKKASEGDLKGILRYMDLPLVSKDFNGDSHSSILDAAMTMVIDKNLVKILSWYDNEWGYSSRVIDLIEYLIAQGL
- a CDS encoding glycosyltransferase family 9 protein, with amino-acid sequence MHILITNPFGIGDVLFSLPMVYALKEQYPNSRIDYLCNRRVADILKTQEDIGRVYVYEKDEWRAKFARSKLRAAKDFRGFLKAIKRERYDVAFDLSLSREFGFILWFLGIKLRVGYNYKNRGIFLNKNTVFEGFISKHVVQYHLQFLSTLGIGAKYPEKKLSVPVDYMERAKSRISSINKGGNLLVAVIPGGGASWGGDAYKKRWADERYSRLSHLIAGEKTTVLVMGDESDSLKFAAPENCKNIYNYMGQTKILELIALTSQVDLVITNDGGPLHIAAALGVPTISIFGPVPESVYGPYPANIKHRVITADLGCRPCYYKFKVSECNDYKCLNDISVDYLFDEFKKHVKLLGLQYEDKIS
- the panC gene encoding pantoate--beta-alanine ligase, whose amino-acid sequence is MKIFKAVKSLQDNSLRLKLEGKSIGFVPTMGYLHQGHISLIRAARKESNVVVLSIFVNPVQFSPGEDCRRYPRDFKRDCSIARNENVDIVFYPSSGQIYPQEYSSYVEVNGLSSLLCGKSRPNHFRGVATVCTKLFNIVQPDFVYFGQKDYQQAIIIRRMIKDLNMPFKIRVLPLLREESGLAMSSRNRYLSKTARENAAAIYKGLKEAKDLFKNGQRDAAKIKAMLKKKIKEIPNVRIDYVDIVDSKSLKSLSQVKKQSILAVAIWIDKIRLIDNIVF
- the folK gene encoding 2-amino-4-hydroxy-6-hydroxymethyldihydropteridine diphosphokinase, with translation MSRAFISLGSNLGDRKKILELSLAKLKDLFELKAVSSLFESEPWGYKEQSYFLNAVVEIEVVASPYELLELLKNIEIDFGRKGDGVRWGPRTLDLDILLYDSDIIDEEDLKIPHPGLKNRVFQLLPLLELTSTVKDPLNGENLKSRLEDIKKDINMKKIAVFNGDNLCWDEDI
- a CDS encoding LL-diaminopimelate aminotransferase — its product is MVKHEIAQRLKELPPYLFVEIDKIKKRLKSEGRDLIDLGIGDPDLPTPQEVREVLKEKLKDQVNHQYPLDLGLSIFRAEVSRWFLKRFNVQIDPESEILPLIGSKEGIAHFPLSVINPGDLVLIPEPLYPPYRSGAIFAGAQIQYLPLKEENNFIPDLEGLSRDVLKKTKLLYLNYPNNPTAEIIKKEDLKRIVDLAREFEFIVLYDAAYSELTYDSSEACSILEVEGASEVAIEFHSFSKTYNMTGWRVGWACGNKSLIECLRKVKSNIDSGVFNPVQYAAIEALKIYDTHIVELRSIYRERRDIFIQTLSESGWNIKVPEATFYVWAKIPSKMSSADFSKLLLKECFIIATPGSGFGPSGEGYLRFSLVNDKSRIKEAAERIAKLL